Proteins encoded in a region of the Candidatus Obscuribacter sp. genome:
- the gatA gene encoding Asp-tRNA(Asn)/Glu-tRNA(Gln) amidotransferase subunit GatA yields the protein MTELTGRSISELKNLISSKKVSAVEVTEAHINQIQKYEAQIDAFLFNDFDAARAEATKIDALVAKGESLPLLGGIPVAIKDNMCATGTRTTCGSKILENFVSPYDGTAVAKLKSSGAVLIGKTNLDEFAMGSSTENSGFKTTKNPFNTAYVPGGSSGGSAAAVSAGFSVTSLGSDTGGSIRQPASFCGLVGMKPTYGTVSRFGLVAFASSLDQIGPFARSVQDCALTLLAISGHDGRDSTSLPDDYRLKNSKEPLTPGFIEQIASQSASQNLKGKRIGLIKELIGEGIDQDVREPILKACAKLEAEGAIVEEVSLPHARYALSVYYIIATAEASANLARFDGVRYGLRDSDAKELHAMYYATRQAGFGAEVKRRIMLGTYALSSGYYDAYYKKAQQVRHLITDDFAKVFANFDMVISPTSPQSVFKFGEKTEDPLKMYMSDIASIPANLAGLPGISIPCGFSQNGMPVGLQLVGPALSDGTILQVAQGLETILKVDCASPFIAKIKSN from the coding sequence ATGACTGAGCTTACCGGTAGATCAATTAGTGAGCTAAAAAATCTAATCAGCTCAAAAAAAGTTTCAGCTGTTGAAGTGACCGAAGCTCACATCAATCAAATCCAGAAGTACGAAGCACAAATTGATGCTTTTTTGTTCAATGATTTTGACGCTGCCAGAGCGGAAGCCACTAAAATAGACGCTCTTGTCGCTAAGGGCGAGAGCTTGCCATTGCTTGGTGGCATACCTGTGGCCATCAAAGACAATATGTGTGCCACTGGTACCCGCACTACCTGCGGTAGCAAAATATTAGAAAATTTTGTCAGCCCTTATGATGGCACAGCTGTAGCTAAGCTCAAAAGCAGTGGTGCTGTTTTGATTGGTAAAACCAATCTCGACGAATTCGCCATGGGGTCTTCTACCGAAAACTCCGGCTTTAAAACAACCAAAAACCCCTTTAATACTGCCTATGTGCCCGGTGGCAGCTCGGGTGGATCAGCCGCAGCAGTCAGTGCTGGCTTTAGTGTGACATCACTGGGCAGCGATACCGGTGGCTCTATTCGCCAGCCTGCCAGTTTTTGTGGATTGGTCGGCATGAAGCCAACTTATGGCACAGTATCTCGCTTTGGTCTTGTTGCTTTTGCCTCAAGTTTGGACCAGATAGGTCCTTTTGCCAGAAGCGTCCAGGATTGCGCACTGACACTACTGGCAATATCAGGTCATGATGGTCGCGATAGCACCAGTCTGCCTGATGACTATCGCCTCAAAAACTCCAAAGAGCCTCTAACTCCAGGATTTATCGAGCAAATTGCCAGTCAGAGTGCCAGCCAAAATCTCAAAGGTAAACGCATCGGTCTTATAAAAGAGCTTATTGGCGAAGGCATCGATCAAGATGTACGAGAGCCTATTCTCAAGGCTTGCGCCAAATTGGAAGCAGAAGGGGCGATTGTAGAAGAAGTCTCGCTGCCTCACGCTCGTTATGCATTATCGGTCTATTACATCATTGCTACGGCAGAGGCATCAGCCAACCTGGCTCGTTTTGATGGTGTGCGCTACGGACTACGTGATAGTGATGCCAAAGAATTGCACGCCATGTACTATGCCACCAGGCAAGCTGGCTTTGGTGCCGAGGTAAAACGCCGCATCATGCTTGGTACTTATGCTCTCAGCTCAGGCTATTACGATGCCTATTACAAAAAAGCCCAACAAGTCAGACATCTTATTACCGATGATTTTGCCAAAGTATTCGCCAACTTTGACATGGTGATTTCGCCGACTTCTCCTCAATCAGTCTTTAAGTTTGGTGAAAAAACAGAAGACCCACTTAAAATGTATATGTCCGATATAGCATCGATACCAGCCAACCTGGCCGGTTTGCCCGGTATTTCCATTCCTTGCGGATTTTCTCAGAATGGCATGCCTGTTGGCTTACAGCTAGTGGGACCAGCTCTGAGCGATGGTACTATCCTGCAAGTGGCCCAGGGTCTCGAGACTATCCTCAAGGTAGACTGCGCCAGCCCCTTTATCGCAAAAATTAAGAGCAATTAG
- the cysK gene encoding cysteine synthase A, producing the protein MAVLQDISQGVGNTPLVRLSAKITGAVQAEVLLKIESMNPLGSVKDRIGISMVLDAESRGQIKAGKTTLVEPTSGNTGIALAFVAAARGYKLILTMPETMSLERRRMLSVLGAELVLTPGSEGMKGAVARAESLVKELPEAYMLQQFANPANPLAHYRTTGPEIWQACQGKIDIFVAGVGTGGTISGAGRYLKEQNPQIKIVAVEPMDSPVISQKLAGQEIKPGPHKIQGIGAGFIPGILDLSIIDTVLHVTNDQAFAMGRLLPQREGILAGISSGANVHAAIELARLPENSGKTIVTIACSTGERYLSTALFESNEASI; encoded by the coding sequence ATGGCGGTCCTCCAAGATATCTCGCAGGGCGTGGGTAACACGCCACTGGTCAGGCTTTCTGCCAAAATCACAGGAGCTGTCCAGGCAGAAGTGCTGCTCAAAATTGAGTCAATGAATCCACTGGGCTCCGTCAAGGACCGCATTGGCATATCGATGGTGCTGGATGCCGAGTCCAGAGGGCAAATCAAGGCTGGCAAAACCACACTGGTCGAGCCGACATCAGGCAATACCGGTATAGCACTGGCTTTTGTCGCTGCCGCCCGCGGTTACAAGCTGATTTTGACCATGCCAGAGACCATGTCCCTGGAGCGTAGACGCATGCTCTCAGTACTGGGAGCTGAGCTTGTACTGACTCCCGGCTCAGAAGGCATGAAAGGCGCTGTAGCCCGTGCTGAGAGCCTTGTAAAAGAGCTGCCTGAAGCTTATATGCTGCAACAGTTTGCCAATCCAGCCAATCCTCTGGCACATTACCGCACCACCGGTCCAGAAATCTGGCAGGCATGCCAGGGTAAAATCGATATCTTTGTCGCTGGAGTTGGTACTGGCGGCACTATATCTGGTGCCGGACGTTATCTCAAAGAACAAAATCCACAAATCAAGATTGTGGCAGTCGAACCCATGGACAGCCCTGTTATCAGTCAAAAACTAGCCGGGCAAGAAATCAAACCAGGTCCCCATAAGATTCAGGGTATCGGTGCAGGCTTTATCCCGGGGATTTTGGATCTGTCTATAATCGACACTGTATTGCATGTGACAAACGATCAAGCTTTTGCCATGGGCAGACTCTTGCCACAAAGAGAAGGCATTTTGGCCGGTATCTCCAGTGGCGCCAATGTCCATGCTGCCATTGAACTAGCCAGGCTCCCTGAAAATAGTGGCAAGACAATTGTCACTATTGCTTGCAGTACCGGTGAACGATATCTCTCTACAGCATTGTTCGAGAGTAACGAAGCCAGTATTTAG
- a CDS encoding DUF4304 domain-containing protein, with protein sequence MKPNDRMREELKKGTANYLRQAGFKGSFPNFRRVHDIGIDLIRFQFAKFIQPYFVVEYGYTGRFTRWHGGPSDQMAPVTEKSVIVIHLHHPDFRGRLHPQNIHAESNYPEYHFDFSGDRYAECDAEVQASFAIAELWFKSMRENPAYENIGFTGTRALLESGKLKILR encoded by the coding sequence ATGAAACCAAACGACAGGATGCGTGAAGAGTTAAAGAAAGGGACAGCGAACTACCTCCGGCAAGCTGGGTTTAAAGGTAGCTTTCCCAACTTTCGCAGAGTGCACGATATAGGCATTGATCTAATTCGTTTTCAGTTTGCAAAATTTATTCAGCCATACTTTGTCGTGGAATATGGATATACCGGACGTTTCACCAGGTGGCATGGGGGACCATCAGATCAAATGGCCCCAGTGACGGAAAAATCCGTGATAGTCATACACTTACATCATCCGGATTTTCGCGGACGTTTGCATCCTCAAAATATTCATGCGGAATCAAACTATCCCGAATACCATTTTGATTTTAGCGGCGATAGATATGCTGAGTGTGATGCAGAGGTTCAGGCGTCGTTTGCAATAGCAGAGCTATGGTTTAAGAGTATGAGAGAAAATCCCGCCTATGAGAACATTGGATTTACGGGTACTAGAGCCTTGCTAGAAAGCGGCAAACTCAAAATATTGCGGTAG
- a CDS encoding diguanylate cyclase, whose translation MTAENISSDNVSMPPAKEEYLDAVERHICQVLGFDYGFIDIVSGHDIENVVSFTAATHDEQVDKLVHELIDENKQPLAVANTLVAQKVKSTQRPWIGKAYIKNKGQDDNELPYAIIPVMSDASDRQGVVKGLIRVVCFDSSREINNQDLSTLRLMGEHLANRTQLFFNAVVEPQKAGSAPTRKEGEVEQQQIMMLHSNRVIRRRFSRILSDRYKLFECDSEEKSLSILSESRIDLIIVDSNLNGTSGFGFCKMLKESQEWKHIPILIVTPDSNPAARVEALTVGADDCLSDSCFDSELVARVQSSMRHRKIEKELAFQLGLLEDYSQQLEKAHEQMSQDRQSQLQRNTLLEQLRRESDILRHQESLLHRISNTIRRSFTIKENLSEMLEELAGWFALDCCFLVLPSEEEPEDTIRIEYVTDDIYRVVAFDRDLATLDLYSKLFAADQAIIANDVANDRRLDAFRSQVLSGYNILSLFYIPIHYSEKLQGLLVGFKGEVQANWNRANEAFMKSVADQVASGVTNARLYARVQRQATTDGLTSLYNHRTGQEKLTEQLRMAERYERHLSVLMVDVDHFKQINDNYGHPVGDTVLKAVAKLIKGNCRDVDIPIRYGGEEFMVVLPEVSRDGALVVAERIRKSLAQEVIKHDNFNLSVTASLGIATFPLDAAEQHILLEKADKSLYLSKRMGRNQVHSADELEFDQSRGAPKAVDNFGFDVDKISEEGRNGEELTGEVVEMVKALAQNLYARSDYNKAHHLEVSRLSELLGKVMGLSKNQIEQIRVAGLLHDVGTLKLPEDLMKKAGAYTDEERRVVNQHPVLGAELLRPVKALRDICEILENHHEKWDGTGFPRGLKGEGIPLPARIVSIVDGYHAMISDRPYRPAMSREEAIRNLRLGAGKQWDPFLVDIFIAVLANS comes from the coding sequence GTGACCGCCGAAAACATATCATCGGACAACGTCAGTATGCCTCCCGCCAAGGAGGAATACCTGGACGCCGTCGAGCGTCACATTTGTCAGGTCCTGGGCTTTGATTATGGCTTTATCGATATCGTCTCCGGTCACGACATCGAAAACGTGGTCAGTTTTACTGCTGCTACCCATGACGAACAAGTGGACAAACTGGTCCATGAGCTTATCGACGAAAATAAGCAACCACTGGCAGTGGCAAATACCCTGGTGGCACAAAAGGTAAAATCAACGCAGCGCCCCTGGATAGGCAAAGCTTATATCAAAAACAAAGGTCAAGACGATAACGAGCTCCCCTATGCCATTATCCCTGTGATGAGCGATGCATCAGATAGACAGGGTGTGGTCAAAGGTCTCATAAGAGTAGTTTGTTTTGATTCTTCAAGAGAAATAAACAACCAGGACCTCTCGACTTTGCGTCTCATGGGTGAGCATTTAGCTAACCGCACTCAGCTCTTTTTTAATGCCGTGGTAGAGCCACAAAAGGCTGGCAGTGCGCCCACCCGCAAAGAAGGTGAAGTAGAACAGCAACAAATCATGATGCTGCACAGTAACCGAGTTATACGGCGGCGGTTTTCTCGCATATTGAGCGATCGCTATAAACTTTTTGAGTGTGACAGCGAAGAGAAGTCTCTCTCCATCCTCTCTGAGAGCCGCATTGACTTAATAATAGTGGATAGCAATCTCAACGGCACATCGGGCTTTGGCTTTTGTAAAATGCTCAAAGAATCCCAGGAATGGAAGCACATTCCTATCTTGATTGTCACTCCTGATAGCAATCCCGCCGCCCGCGTGGAAGCCCTAACCGTGGGCGCAGATGATTGTTTGAGTGATAGTTGCTTTGATTCTGAGTTGGTTGCTCGAGTGCAGTCATCGATGCGTCACCGCAAAATCGAAAAAGAACTGGCTTTTCAATTGGGCTTGCTTGAAGACTATTCACAGCAGCTCGAAAAAGCTCATGAACAGATGTCTCAAGATAGACAATCACAGTTGCAACGCAATACATTGCTTGAGCAATTGAGACGTGAGTCGGATATTTTGCGCCATCAAGAGTCGCTCTTGCACCGGATCTCTAATACTATTAGACGCTCTTTTACCATCAAAGAAAACCTCTCTGAAATGCTGGAAGAGCTTGCTGGCTGGTTTGCTCTCGATTGTTGCTTCCTGGTATTACCATCGGAAGAAGAGCCTGAAGACACAATCCGCATTGAATATGTCACCGATGACATCTACCGTGTTGTGGCTTTTGATCGTGATCTTGCTACTCTCGATCTCTATAGCAAGCTATTTGCTGCCGACCAGGCCATCATTGCCAATGATGTGGCTAATGACCGCAGGCTCGATGCCTTCCGTTCGCAAGTCTTATCTGGCTACAACATACTCTCGCTCTTTTATATCCCCATCCATTACTCCGAAAAATTACAGGGACTACTGGTGGGCTTTAAAGGCGAAGTCCAGGCTAACTGGAACCGCGCTAACGAAGCCTTTATGAAGTCGGTGGCTGACCAGGTAGCCAGCGGTGTGACCAATGCCAGACTCTATGCCCGAGTGCAAAGACAAGCCACCACCGACGGTTTGACCTCTCTATATAATCACCGCACCGGTCAAGAAAAACTAACAGAACAGTTGCGTATGGCAGAGCGCTATGAGCGTCATCTATCTGTCTTGATGGTGGACGTAGATCACTTCAAACAAATCAATGACAATTACGGTCACCCTGTTGGCGATACAGTACTAAAAGCGGTGGCAAAGCTGATTAAAGGCAACTGCCGGGACGTCGACATCCCAATACGTTATGGCGGCGAAGAGTTTATGGTAGTCCTACCAGAAGTCAGTCGTGACGGCGCTCTTGTGGTCGCTGAACGTATTCGTAAAAGCCTGGCGCAGGAAGTAATCAAACACGACAACTTTAATTTGTCGGTTACTGCCTCTCTCGGTATTGCCACGTTTCCTTTAGATGCAGCTGAGCAGCATATCCTATTAGAAAAGGCCGATAAATCGCTTTATCTGTCCAAGCGCATGGGACGCAACCAGGTCCACTCGGCCGATGAGCTGGAGTTTGATCAGTCGCGTGGTGCACCCAAGGCTGTAGATAATTTCGGCTTTGATGTGGATAAAATTTCGGAAGAAGGTCGCAACGGCGAAGAGCTAACTGGCGAAGTCGTGGAGATGGTCAAGGCCCTGGCGCAGAATCTCTATGCCCGCTCTGACTATAACAAAGCCCACCATCTGGAAGTATCCAGGCTATCTGAATTGCTTGGCAAAGTGATGGGTCTATCTAAAAATCAGATTGAACAAATTAGAGTCGCCGGTCTTTTGCATGATGTTGGCACACTCAAGCTGCCAGAAGATCTGATGAAAAAAGCCGGTGCCTATACAGACGAAGAAAGAAGAGTGGTAAACCAGCATCCAGTCTTGGGTGCTGAGCTGCTTCGCCCGGTTAAAGCCCTTAGAGACATTTGCGAAATCCTGGAGAACCACCACGAAAAATGGGATGGTACTGGTTTTCCACGCGGTTTAAAAGGCGAAGGGATTCCTTTGCCAGCTCGTATTGTTTCTATTGTGGACGGCTACCATGCCATGATCTCGGATCGCCCTTACAGACCAGCCATGAGCCGCGAAGAAGCGATTCGCAACCTGCGCCTTGGTGCCGGTAAGCAGTGGGATCCATTTTTAGTTGATATTTTTATCGCTGTACTGGCTAATTCTTAG
- the asnB gene encoding asparagine synthase (glutamine-hydrolyzing), producing MCGIVGYLNLNKREIEEKDNHLASMCQSITHRGPDEEGWKLIGPCAIGMTRLSIIDVSGGQQPIPNEDGTIWIVFNGEIYNYQELQKLVLERGHTLKTKSDTETIVHLYEEFGVDCLKYLEGMFAFAIWDTKKERLFIARDRMGEKPLHFGVFDGTLIFGSELKTILSHPKSKRELNDEAMQRYLALEYVPSPHSMFKGISKLPPAHFMLVQNGEVRIERYWLPKTDVMDISEQEAGDKLIQLLGRSTELRLISEVPLGVFLSGGIDSSAIAALAQTYSAKPIKTFSIGFADKSFDESEHALAVAKHIGSQHEVVTFSPEMGFETLNELWDTLDEPLADASIVPTFFLSKMTKRHVTVALAGEGGDELFGGYPTYQAHKFAPMWSILPDLLRDNVLEPALNKLPVNMNNLSFDYKVKRFIRSAAEPPVRRHLRWMGSISVKEQQALVQKLHQVLPAGMTEEGLFDSLPLVNMNGHPLNGINTSSASGASKAAILDVVNNIMRLDMTTYLPDDLLVKSDRASMAASLEVRLPFLAYPLVEFALGLPPSLKVRGMTTKYLLKKSVAPYLPEYIMKRPKKGFGIPVAKWLRQEFRPVVDELLCQSFVEKQGIFKWEYIQAMLDQHMSMRADRRKELWTLLMFQWWWRKFFA from the coding sequence ATGTGCGGCATCGTTGGCTATCTAAATCTCAATAAACGAGAAATCGAAGAAAAAGACAATCATCTCGCCTCAATGTGTCAAAGCATAACGCACAGAGGTCCTGATGAAGAAGGCTGGAAGCTGATTGGACCATGTGCAATTGGTATGACCAGACTCTCGATTATCGATGTGTCGGGCGGTCAACAGCCCATACCCAACGAAGACGGCACTATCTGGATCGTCTTTAACGGTGAGATTTACAACTACCAGGAGCTGCAAAAGCTCGTCCTGGAGCGCGGTCATACCCTCAAGACTAAGTCTGATACTGAGACTATCGTCCACCTCTATGAGGAGTTTGGCGTCGACTGTCTCAAATATCTAGAGGGCATGTTTGCCTTTGCCATCTGGGATACAAAAAAAGAAAGACTGTTTATAGCCCGCGACCGCATGGGCGAGAAGCCCCTGCATTTTGGTGTTTTTGACGGCACTCTTATTTTTGGCTCTGAGCTTAAGACTATCTTGAGCCATCCCAAAAGCAAGCGTGAGCTTAACGACGAAGCAATGCAGCGCTATCTGGCGCTTGAATACGTGCCCAGTCCCCACAGTATGTTTAAGGGCATAAGCAAGCTGCCGCCCGCTCACTTTATGCTGGTGCAAAACGGCGAAGTGCGCATTGAGCGCTACTGGCTGCCCAAGACCGATGTCATGGATATTTCGGAACAAGAAGCCGGCGATAAGCTAATTCAGTTGCTTGGCCGCTCCACTGAGTTGCGTCTGATTTCCGAAGTGCCCCTGGGTGTCTTCCTTTCAGGTGGTATCGACAGTTCAGCCATTGCAGCTCTGGCTCAGACTTACTCTGCCAAGCCAATCAAGACCTTTTCGATTGGATTTGCAGACAAATCATTCGACGAATCAGAGCACGCCCTGGCTGTCGCCAAACATATAGGCTCGCAGCACGAAGTAGTGACCTTTTCGCCAGAGATGGGCTTTGAGACCTTAAACGAACTCTGGGACACTCTCGATGAGCCCCTCGCTGACGCCTCCATTGTGCCTACATTCTTTCTCTCCAAAATGACCAAGCGCCATGTCACCGTGGCTCTGGCTGGAGAAGGCGGAGATGAGCTATTTGGTGGATATCCTACTTACCAGGCCCACAAATTTGCCCCGATGTGGTCGATTTTGCCTGATTTGCTCAGGGATAATGTCCTGGAGCCAGCTCTCAATAAGCTGCCTGTCAATATGAACAATTTGAGCTTTGACTACAAAGTTAAACGCTTTATCCGCTCAGCTGCCGAGCCGCCGGTGCGCCGCCACCTCAGGTGGATGGGCTCGATATCGGTCAAAGAGCAGCAAGCTCTTGTGCAAAAGCTGCACCAGGTCTTGCCTGCTGGTATGACAGAGGAAGGTCTTTTTGATAGTTTGCCCCTGGTCAACATGAACGGTCATCCGCTCAATGGCATCAATACATCGAGTGCCAGTGGAGCCAGCAAGGCGGCAATCCTGGACGTTGTTAACAACATCATGCGTCTGGATATGACCACTTATTTGCCTGATGACTTGTTAGTTAAGTCAGATAGGGCTTCGATGGCCGCATCCCTCGAGGTAAGACTGCCATTTTTGGCTTATCCCCTGGTTGAATTTGCCCTCGGTTTGCCACCCAGTCTTAAAGTCCGGGGTATGACCACCAAATATCTACTTAAAAAGTCTGTAGCGCCCTATTTGCCTGAATACATCATGAAACGCCCCAAGAAGGGCTTTGGTATACCAGTGGCTAAATGGTTGCGCCAGGAGTTCCGTCCTGTGGTGGACGAGCTTTTGTGCCAGTCATTTGTGGAAAAGCAGGGTATATTCAAATGGGAGTATATTCAGGCGATGCTTGACCAACATATGAGTATGAGGGCAGACCGCCGCAAAGAGCTTTGGACCCTGCTGATGTTTCAGTGGTGGTGGCGTAAGTTTTTTGCTTAG
- a CDS encoding DNA-3-methyladenine glycosylase produces the protein MPASFFAGNTVEVAQNLLGKVLVRRWQDGTSRAFRLVEVEAYTQEDPACHAFNGPTKRSQVMFEDPGYSYVYFIYGMYHCLNVVTEAPGRGCAVLIRGLDGMGLVDLSGPGKLCKNLDIDLTYNRLPLFKNSSPISLHYALNTAGDAKNEECEIIATPRIGISKGKEHHWRFTYKAKKSRDK, from the coding sequence ATGCCAGCCTCGTTTTTTGCAGGCAACACAGTCGAGGTAGCGCAAAATCTACTCGGCAAAGTCCTGGTCAGACGCTGGCAAGACGGCACTAGTCGGGCTTTTAGGCTAGTAGAGGTAGAAGCATATACGCAAGAAGATCCGGCTTGCCATGCCTTTAATGGACCGACTAAGCGCAGCCAGGTGATGTTCGAAGACCCTGGCTATAGCTATGTTTATTTCATTTACGGAATGTATCATTGCCTCAATGTTGTCACCGAAGCGCCTGGCCGAGGCTGTGCCGTACTGATCAGAGGGCTCGATGGGATGGGCTTAGTGGACCTGAGTGGTCCTGGCAAGCTCTGTAAAAACCTGGATATCGATCTGACATACAACAGACTGCCACTTTTTAAAAACTCGTCGCCCATTTCATTGCATTACGCGCTAAATACTGCCGGGGATGCTAAAAATGAAGAGTGTGAAATTATTGCCACTCCCCGCATCGGCATCAGTAAAGGCAAAGAACACCATTGGCGCTTCACCTACAAGGCAAAGAAGAGCAGGGACAAGTGA
- a CDS encoding VanZ family protein has product MTSKSTVPYLWIALSLIWMAVIFGFSHQANSGAMTEAVLGDANVLVRKSAHVTEYAVLFCLYWQVLKRLSFWSGKTVLKLLLTLIMVALYAKSDEWHQSFVPGRSSSDLDVLVDTAGGVIGLVVCLLWQVITKKQSIKNK; this is encoded by the coding sequence GTGACCTCAAAGTCTACGGTGCCTTATCTCTGGATTGCACTAAGTCTTATTTGGATGGCAGTAATTTTTGGCTTTAGCCACCAGGCCAATAGTGGTGCCATGACCGAAGCAGTACTGGGTGATGCCAATGTACTGGTACGCAAAAGTGCTCATGTGACTGAGTATGCTGTTTTATTTTGTCTCTACTGGCAGGTTTTGAAGCGTCTCTCATTCTGGTCCGGCAAGACTGTCCTGAAGCTTTTGTTGACACTGATTATGGTGGCACTATATGCCAAAAGTGATGAATGGCATCAGTCATTTGTGCCTGGTCGCTCCAGCTCAGATCTCGATGTACTGGTCGATACTGCCGGTGGTGTAATTGGGCTAGTTGTCTGCTTGCTATGGCAAGTGATCACAAAGAAGCAATCAATTAAAAACAAATAG